The following proteins are encoded in a genomic region of Brachypodium distachyon strain Bd21 chromosome 1, Brachypodium_distachyon_v3.0, whole genome shotgun sequence:
- the LOC100828869 gene encoding protein CONSERVED IN THE GREEN LINEAGE AND DIATOMS 27, chloroplastic, which produces MLLRLKIVTVQPAAASLHHGSTAPRRRLALQGGGRASKRTTRTKRLKTVAKALKEEGEPESSRSRFPGGGPSWDPGLEIGVPYDQRPVNEYSALKDSILYSWAELSPGSFFMRLGSLCLVTFTVLAAPISAASFSPGKDPLKFVLAAGIGTLLLVSLVVLRIYLGWSYVGDRLLSAVVPYEETGWYDGQMWVKPPEVLARDRLLGSYKVKPVINQLKQTLVGTGALLVGAVSLFAFAAPVQDFVHSFNAAPSAASSSKPTMRREELLRLPAEVKTDDDLAAAAAEAAGGRPVYCRDRYYRALAGGQYCKGEDLLN; this is translated from the exons ATGTTGCTCCGGCTGAAGATTGTTACCGTCCAGCCTGCAGCCGCGTCGCTCCACCATGGCTCAACCGCACCTCGACGGCGACTCGCCCTgcaaggcggcggcagggcgtcgaagaggacgacgaggaccaAGAGGCTGAAGACGGTGGCGAAAGCGttgaaggaggagggggagccggaaagcagccgcagccgcttccccggcggcggcccgagCTGGGATCCCGGGCTGGAGATTGGAGTCCCTTACGACCAAAGACCG GTCAACGAGTACTCGGCCTTGAAGGATAGCATCCTGTACTCGTGGGCAGAGCTGAGCCCGGGCTCCTTCTTCATGCGCCTGGGAAGCCTTTGCCTGGTCACTTTTACTGTTCTGGCGGCTCCAATCTCAGCCGCGAGTTTCAGCCCTGGAAAG GATCCACTCAAGTTTGTGCTAGCTGCTGGGATTGGAACTCTGCTCCTGGTGTCCCTGGTGGTCCTCAGGATCTATCTG GGATGGAGCTATGTTGGTGATAGGCTGTTGTCGGCAGTTGTTCCGTATGAAGAAACTGGATGGTACGACGGACAGATGTGGGTTAAGCCACCcgag GTGCTGGCTCGCGACAGGCTCTTGGGATCTTACAAGGTAAAGCCGGTGATCAACCAGCTGAAGCAGACTCTCGTGGGCACGGGCGCGCTGCTCGTTGGGGCGGTTTCTCTcttcgccttcgccgcccCGGTCCAGGACTTCGTCCATTCCTTTAACGCAGCCCCCTCTGCAGCCTCCTCCTCTAAGCCAACCATGAG GAGAGAGGAGCTGCTGAGGCTGCCTGCGGAGGTGAAGACAGACGACGACCTGGCCGCGGCAGCTGCGGAGGCCGCTGGTGGACGACCTGTTTACTGCAGGGACCGTTACTACCGGGCGCTGGCCGGCGGGCAGTACTGCAAGGGAGAGGACCTGCTCAACTGA
- the LOC100829167 gene encoding allene oxide cyclase, chloroplastic — translation MAAAPASPVSAKAAASSGSARPARVGVPSMVGFGGRLRSVSGGRKKNSAAVRASLFAPKPAAPKDARPTKVQELYVYELNERDRESPAYLRLSAKQSENALGDLVPFTNKVYNGSLDKRIGITAGICILIQHVPERNGDRYEAIYSLYFGDYGHITVQGPYLTYEESYLAVTGGSGVFEGAYGQVKLHQIVFPFKIFYTFYLKGIPDLPRELLCTPVPPSPTVEPTPAAKAAEPHACLNNFTN, via the exons ATGGCagccgcccccgcctccccggtttccgccaaggccgccgcatCCTCTGGCTCCGCGAGACCGGCGCGGGTTGGGGTCCCTAGCATGGTCGGGTTTGGCGGCAGGCTGAGGAGCGTCAGCGGcggcaggaagaagaacagcGCCGCGGTGCGGGCGTCGCTGTTCGCTCcgaagccggcggcgcccAAGGACGCGAGGCCGACCAAGGTGCAGGAGCTGTACGTGTACGAGCTGAACGAGCGCGACCGCGAGAGCCCCGCCTACCTCCGCCTGAGCGCCAAGCAGAGCGAGAACGCGCTGGGCGACCTCGTCCCCTTCACCAACAAG GTGTACAACGGGAGCCTGGACAAGCGGATCGGGATCACGGCGGGGATCTGCATCCTGATCCAGCACGTGCCGGAGCGCAACGGCGACCGCTACGAGGCCATCTACAGCCTCTACTTCGGCGACTACGGCCACATCACCGTGCAGGGGCCGTACCTCACTTACGAGGAGTCCTACCTCGCCGTCACCGGCGGCTCGGGCGTCTTCGAGGGCGCCTACGGCCAGGTCAAGCTCCACCAGATCGTCTTCCCCTTCAAGATCTTCTACACCTTCTACCTCAAGGGCATCCCGGACCTGCCCCGGGAGCTGCTCTGCACGCCCGTCCCGCCCTCCCCGACCGTCGAGCCCACGccggccgccaaggccgccgagcCCCACGCCTGCCTCAACAACTTCACCAACTAG
- the LOC100829676 gene encoding leucine-rich repeat protein 1, with translation MALRVALPLVGAVFFLAAAAVVASNEEGDALYALRTRLSDPDGMLQSWDPTLVNPCTWFHVTCDHASRVVRLDLGNSNVSGSIGPELGRLVNLQYLELYRNNLNGEIPNELGNLKNLISLDLYANKLTGTIPKSLSKLNSLRFMRLNNNKLAGSIPRELAKLSNLKVIDLSHNDLCGTIPVDGPFSAFPLQSFENNSRLNGPELQGLVPYDFGC, from the exons ATGGCGCTTCGCGTGGCCTTGCCGCTCGTCGgcgccgtcttcttcctcgccgccgccgcggtggtGGCGTCGAACGAGGAAGGGGACGCGCTATACGCGCTGCGGACGCGGCTGTCTGACCCCGACGGCATGCTGCAGAGCTGGGATCCCACCCTCGTCAATCCCTGCACCTGGTTCCACGTAACCTGCGACCACGCCAGCCGCGTCGTCCGCCT GGATTTAGGCAACTCCAATGTCTCCGGCTCCATTGGCCCTGAGCTAGGCCGTCTTGTGAACCTACAGTACCT GGAGCTGTACAGGAACAATCTCAATGGTGAGATCCCAAATGAATTGGGCAACCTAAAGAATTTGATCAGCTTGGATTTGTATGCCAACAAACTTACTGGAACCATCCCCAAGTCACTTTCCAAGCTCAACTCACTGAGATTCAT GCGcttgaacaacaacaaacttGCTGGCTCAATTCCAAGGGAGCTGGCCAAACTCTCCAACCTGAAAGTCAT TGACTTGTCTCACAATGACCTCTGTGGAACGATCCCCGTTGATGGTCCATTCTCAGCCTTCCCTCTTCAAAG CTTCGAGAACAACAGCAGGCTGAACGGCCCGGAGCTTCAAGGATTGGTTCCCTACGACTTCGGTTGTTAG
- the LOC100829985 gene encoding transcription initiation factor TFIID subunit 4b, translated as MDPIMKLLEDDEEDESMHSGADVEAFTAALNREVEGSASSCAAGSSSKTLDHGAGTLPQESNPVVNHSHGLWQNSVKNDTGNQESQQQEQKHLYCKNEQSSVPEAVPVGADNKHLHSSTQNECDQLKVKQETGNNAQQTSVGQQQPLQQMKSQQSPGTNLTNSPTTVGKAPVVTFHMLIPILRRFLDKDKDIQVQSIFAKLRKNEVSKEHFLKVIRTIVGDKLLKQAASQYQMQAAQAQRSAQANPSNLSLLGQVSGQQNENPRPPQFRSSSGQMQSNMDYPASERNLQKPNETGNMSDRKGVHMLQSRPSNIHPVSVQATQHHVQRPQTSLPVYGVNNIHARPFPTSVGGPTAPFRPHMADSSQRGQLVQGGVTTVSGSVAPRPALQNNQPSRQQPANKNQKSNSFTPAVHMNNEASNQPSESTQSSFAASNAKQLNPTLLSSKGGGVLENQASMTTSKSLTTATSSQPHRSHGTAAELAIQIQSGTQAPPSGAASKTPQKKPSAGQKKPLEAIGSSPPPSSKKQKGSGGFHDQSIDQLNDVTAVSGVNLREEEEQLFSAPKDESRVSEAARKVVQLEEERLILQKGPLTKKLAELMRRYDLKSIGSDVERCLSMCVEERLRGFISNIIRLSKQRVDVEKSRHQFYPLSSDVRSHILRVNREAREQWERKLAEDADRIRKQSDGDDTAAVSSEKDKNEGRGTSKHAKAYKEEDDKMRTTAANAAVRVAAGGDDMLSKWQLLAERHKQRGEVGDGSSSSLPGTMSPNKPSPKPGKGSRGQQETEKRGCFSVLGPGGVRRSAHVKVARSITVKDVVAALEREHQMSKSPLLFRLHGRPLTEPAAK; from the exons GTACATTACCTCAGGAAAGCAACCCAGTAGTAAACCACAGTCATGGACTGTGGCAAAATTCAGTGAAGAATGACACTGGAAATCAGGAGAGCCAGCAACAGGAACAAAAACATTTATATTGTAAAAATGAGCAGTCATCCGTACCCGAAGCAGTTCCCGTAGGTGCAGATAACAAACACCTTCACTCGAGTACTCAGAATGAATGTGACCAGCTAAAGGTTAAGCAAGAGACAGGAAACAATGCTCAGCAAACTAGTGTTGGTCAGCAGCAACCTTTGCAACAAATGAAGAGTCAACAATCACCCGGCACAAACCTAACCAACAGTCCAACTACGGTGGGAAAAGCTCCTGTTGTTACATTTCATATGCTAATCCCGATTTTGAGACGCTTCCTTGACAAAGACAAGGATATACAAGTTCAGTCCATTTTTGCAAAGTTGCGG AAAAATGAGGTCAGCAAGGAACACTTTTTAAAGGTTATTAGGACAATTGTTGGTGATAAATTGCTCAAGCAAGCTGCTTCGCAATATCAAATGCAG GCTGCTCAGGCACAACGGAGTGCACAGGCAAATCCAAGCAACCTTTCTTTGTTAGGTCAAGTTTCAGGCCAGCAAAATGAGAACCCAAGACCACCTCAATTTCGTTCTTCATCAGGGCAAATGCAGAGTAACATGGATTATCCAGCTTCAGAAAGGAATTTGCAGAAGCCTAACGAAACTGGTAACATGTCAGATAGGAAAGGAGTGCATATGCTACAAAGCCGTCCATCTAACATCCACCCAGTCTCGGTGCAAGCAACACAACATCATGTGCAGCGTCCACAGACATCGTTGCCAGTGTATGGGGTAAATAATATTCATGCCCGTCCATTTCCCACATCAGTTGGAGGTCCGACTGCACCATTTAGACCACACATGGCAGATTCCAGTCAAAGAGGACAATTAGTCCAGGGAGGTGTTACAACTGTCTCCGGGAGTGTGGCCCCACGACCAGCATTGCAAAATAATCAACCGTCACGGCAACAACCAGCAAACAAGAACCAGAAGAGTAATTCTTTCACCCCAGCAGTACATATGAACAACGAAGCTTCTAACCAACCCTCTGAATCCACACAGAGTTCTTTTGCTGCCTCGAATGCAAAACAACTCAATCCAACCCTTTTATCTTCAAAGGGTGGTGGTGTTCTTGAAAACCAAGCATCTATGACCACTTCTAAGTCTTTGACTACAGCAACCTCAAGTCAACCTCATCGATCTCATGGAACTGCGGCAGAACTTGCCATCCAG ATCCAATCTGGTACCCAAGCACCTCCTTCTGGAGCAGCTTCCAAAACACCTCAAAAGAAGCCATCTGCCGGACAGAAGAAACCTTTGGAAGCAATTGGCTCATCCCCACCACCATCTAG CAAAAAGCAGAAGGGATCTGGCGGTTTCCATGATCAAAGCATTGACCAGCTGAATGATGTTACTGCAGTTAGTGGTGTTAACCTGAGG gaagaagaggagcaacTTTTTTCTGCCCCAAAGGATGAGAGTCGAGTTTCAGAAGCTGCTCGGAAAGTTGTACAACTGGAAGAAGAAAGGCTCATCCTACAGAAGGGACCTCTGACAAAGAAATTAGCAGAGCTCA TGAGGAGATATGATCTGAAGAGCATAGGCAGTGATGTGGAGCGTTGTCTATCAATG TGCGTTGAGGAGCGGTTACGAGGATTTATAAGCAATATAATAAGGCTTTCAAAACAG AGGGTTGATGTTGAAAAATCAAGACATCAGTTTTATCCTTTATCTTCTGATGTTCGTAGTCATATATTGAGGGTGAACCGGGAAGCTAGAGAACAGTGGGAGAGAAAGCTGGCTGAAGATGCCGACAGAATCAGGAAACAAAGTGAC GGAGATGATACTGCAGCTGTTTCTTCAGAGAAGGATAAAAACGAGGGTCGTGGCACATCAAAGCATGCTAAG GCTTacaaggaggaagatgatAAAATGAGAACAACAGCTGCAAATGCTGCCGTGCGAGTTGCAGCCGGGGGGGATGACATGCTTTCAAAGTGGCAATTACTAGCTGAACGACATAAACAGAGAGGTGAAGTAGGTGATGGTTCTTCCAGCTCCCTGCCAGGTACCATGTCGCCTAACAAGCCATCACCAAAACCTGGAAAAGGCTCAAGAGGACAGCAGGAAACTGAAAAGCGAGGCTGTTTTTCAGTGCTTGGACCTG GCGGCGTTAGAAGGTCAGCACACGTGAAAGTGGCACGGAGCATCACGGTCAAGGATGTGGTTGCAGCACTAGAGAGAGAGCATCAGATGTCGAAATCGCCTTTACTATTTCGGCTACATGGAAGACCGCTCACAGAACCCGCTGCTAAATAG